GTGACCACTCGTCATGGTCTTTGCACCAATGGAGAACTTTCTGGATGAAGTTCAAAGTTCTCTAAAGGGATAGATAGTTCCACAACAGTCCCCTGTCTTATTCCAAAGTACGAACCAAAGActttaaagacaacaacacTGAAAATATAGGAACTAGCAAAAATGTCCCCAGAACTGCAGCAAAGATAATTATTTGGACTCTCTGCATCATTTCAATGTGTAGAATTTTGTAAACCATCAATTATGTGCACCAAAAGACTGACTTTCAAAGGTTTCACTTCTAGGATCGTACCTCGTCCTCACTGGTGTCTGGCAGTGCAAGGTCAGGGGCGGGGTCTGTCACAGAGGGCCTGCTGGGGTCAGTCTCAGAGGATGCGCTGGATGGactggaaatgtcctgaaaGCTCTGAACCACTATGCCCACAAGAACATTCAGAAGGACATATTTTCCCACCATAATGAGCACAACAAAGTAGAGAATGGCCCATGGCGATGTGGTGGACATGGCATTGTACAGCACCAGATTCCAGTCCTCCTGAGTCAGAATCTGGAGTTAAAGATTTATTACATACATCAATAAAGGCACAACTTGCACGGTGTTGGGACACAATGACTATTTTTGAAGAGAAGTAACGCACACCAAAGCATTTGGTGAGGGGCTGACCACTGGCTGAAGACTAAAGTGAAAAAAGTGTCACACACTCTGGATCCACGTGTAGTTTTCTTTGATGGCGTTTCAGTCCTCTGGCCCTCTTCGTGATCTTGAAGAGGGCCAGAGGACTGAAAGggtttaaatcaaattaaagtaaatatgGAACCAGAGTGTGTGACACTTTTTCACTCAGGACATAATGACAAGAACACAAGTTAGCAGGCAAGAGAATAACCTGAAACACGGTGACCATGGACCAGAGTAGGTTGTCAAAGTTTTTCCGGTCAGGGACGATGTCTCCATGTTTGGTCTTGAACTGAAATTTACCACCAAACAGAAGCATACCCAGaacactgcagagagacaaGAACATGCTGTCAGAGCTCTTGAAACACGAGCATCTTATGTGTAACTCTTGGATTATTAACGGTGTTTACATGCCTGAAAACAAAGTTGAGAGACAGCAGTAGCAGGAAGAGAGCAGATGCCTCTTCAAAAGTTTTCTTCAGCACCCGCAGCTGTCTCTCCAGGTAAGGCAGGAAGTGAAGAAGCCTCACAAACCGTAGTAAACGCAATGACCGCAGGACTGATGGTTTGCCTTCAGCTTTACCAATGACCTCCCACAAACTGAAgacaaggaggaagaaaagaagcaaaGAAAACATACTGACATGAACAGACGGATGTACCatggacaacaacaaaaagaaaaacacaagagtaGACTTGTAGCCTAACAGCTCTATCCCTTCACCAATTAGCTAACTAGCTAAGATGCAGTTTACATCAGTTTGTGTCTGCCATAGATGGAGAGTTTAACAGGCagatatatttctatatttgaaTGATCTTTTGAGGTAGTTTCACATCTTTTTGAAATCAAACAGTAGAGGCACCTTCACAATAATTTACTGGAACGAATATTCCTCGAGAATGTCTTTTCTTTATGTTCTTCAGCAAACCATGTGAGTACTGATTATAGTACCTGATGATAACGAGGACAAAGTCAAAGTTGTCGTTCCAGTCCTTGAAGTACTCCCACTTGAGAGCCAACAACTTTGCAACCATCTCCATGAGAAATATGATGGTGAAGATGATGTTACAGATCCGTAACACCTGTGTCAACTTCTCGGGCTGCAGAAAGATAATGATGACATGGTATTAATGTTGAAGGAGGGCAGATTCTGaaatgtctctctttctttcctaaTCATTCCAAAACAACTCCAAGTCTAGATGCAGGGTTCCAGATTTGTGCAGCACATGTAAGAATTTTCCCAAACTCAAGGCAAAGACTGAGGCAGCtctcaacagccaatcaaagctTTTTATCTTTGTTCTTATCCCTCAGCCTCCCCATCTGACTCTTATTAGAGAATCCCAGAGTGGACACAGAGTAGGCAGACTGGAACACTTTGCTCCTCACCTGCTCATGGTGCTCGAAAACCAAGGCCCCCACACTGAAGACCACAACAAGCATGATGAGTCTGTCAAACAGTGTACTTTCAACAGTCCTCTTAAGGATCCTCTTGTAGGGTATCCAGGCCTGGCCCTGAACGAGAGGGGAGTCAGTGATGTGACCTCTTGTTAGTGAGGCAACAATGCAGCTTAAGGCGGTATCACAGAATGTTTCAGAGGAGTCTCACCAAGGTATCAACCCTGTCATCTCTGCCTCTAGGGTGCACTCTGTTCTGAATTTCActggtaaaagaaaaagagatggaTAAATAACTGGAAGTAGACCAGAAGGGTGACATTTCAATTCTCATGTTTACATATTATGCTCTGGCAATGAAcgtctgcatgtttgtttgcttttgtagtgaTTAGCcctctgatgtttttaatcacaaaCAAAACTTTGTATGCAATTTTATAATGATCAGAACTTCAGAATTGTGTGACAAAACTAGAGGCATGTCAAAGGATGATTGTAACTGAAATATTTTCTACATATTTTAACAGCAATTTCCATAATGTCAAAGAAGACCTAAAGAaggcagctttaaaaacaaatgcaaatgaaAATCCTTTAGATAACTTTTTTCTATTAAGGTCTTTTCAAGATGAAGACTATAAGCTGATCAGATGAGCGGTGTCGGAGAAGATCATTTTTTAAGGACCTTTGGAAATGTACCTAAAGGGGTGATTTTCGCCACTTTGTCCAGAATATCTCACTTCCTGTCAacatttcaccacgacgttaagagacTTTTTTGAAGGTCTTGGCTTGATATATGCACAAAAAATTCAGGAGTGTGGGTAAGAAAAAGGCAAATGAGAAGGGGCTTTTGGAaactttgggggggggggggggggggggggggggtaaagaGCGGATTTGCTGAGGTGATGGGCACAAAACCAAgaaattaacacatttttcaccaggcctgacaAACCTATGAAATCTTGTGAGTTTTTAGATATGGTAAATCCCTCAGAATAGGGATTTACTTTGGCAGAAAACAATCCTATGCATTTCAGTAGGGCCTCCGCACCAGTCGGGCCCTTATTAAGAGAGCATTTATCTTAAACCTTTAGAataatacaaatgttgttgttttatcatttcacCGCAGACATCAACTTGTTTAAGGTACTAATGAAAAGACTTCATATATACAGTAACTGACCGTTTCATTCTCAAGAGCATCCCCGTCACCAAGCACTTCAACTTGTTGAAGATGTCTGCGATTGTCACAGTGCCAGCAAGTTGAACTActgtcttcctctccatgttctCTGAAAACTGGGTGGCGATCACCACGGCGCACACGTTCATCATGACAAAAGAGCCAATCTGGTTGGGGAGGTATAGAGGGGGCTGTTTAGAGCAAGGGTTGGAAAGATCTCGGAACATCTTTCAGGGAGTTGCAACAAAAACATGTAAGTCATTTTGCCCTCAATTAGCAGTCATTTGGCCAAACAGGGATCAACAAGGACATGGTTTCACACTGGGGCtgttaaaaacactgacagtgAACACTTACCAttgttacaaaaacaaagaagagaaaagtcCAGAAGGAATGGGAATCCATCACATAAAACATGATCTCCGACCATCCTTCCAGTGTGACCACCtgtggacagagacagagtgttTAAATAGACCTACAATTCAACATCTGttaacatctttttattttggactacttgattttattttcacttcctGCCCTTATGTGCTTCACTCTTAATTAgtgtcacctgtgtcttgtgtcacacctgtgttgattgcactgtgtgtatttagcttctctgtttcccctctcctttCGTCACTTCATTGAGTCTACCTGCGTCTCTTTCCCTGCCTTCTCCAGAGTCTCAgttggatttgttttttttttatagttgttgtttttctcttgtttttatatttatcagaccCTTTTATTTTGTCTGCATTTGAGtccttttacttttgtttttgcatttaaatgtgacAGAAAGCTGGAAAAATCCCTGGCAAGTTATTCTCAGGAACTCACTAAGTATACATCGGACACTCGTGTATTTTTTAAGTTCTAAAGTTTCCAAAAAACATGACAGgtaaaaagaaatgtccatcggGACATATTCTGAATACAAATCAAGCCTAACACTGATATTCTTAGCTCCTTGCAATCcatctttttccttttatacTTTCAAACTAAACTTCAACATTTGGTTCACATATAAAAGTTCTCACCTGGAATATGGTTATCCATGAGAAGAAAATGTTGTCGAAGTTGATTGCTCCCATGTACGGATTGGTGTCCCCTGCACGACAGACATTATAGTACTGGTTCCAGTCGATGCAGCCACTGGTTCCATTCACAGCAGCTGAAGCATGCTGGGTAGCATCCATTGAGCAGGTTTCTCCATCCACTCTGTAAGGAGGGATGTGACTGCAGCGCTGCATCCCATCCTTGTTGTCAGGCGCACAGATGAATTCAAACTTTTGACCATACTTTGGAATAAAGTATGAACTCAGGGACACGTTGTACTTTctagaaaaaaaatatcaaaaagttAAAATACAGTTCAAGTGatgtgctatagaaataaacatttagCTCTGAGACTTCATGATCAGACTTTTGTTCTGCGTATTGAGAAAACCTTGTGCTCTATAGACTGAAAAACTGATCAAAGCTTCAACGCAGTTTACACAAAGTTATCCATAAGTCACATCACAAGAAAAGTGATGGATCATATAATGGGAATTAGAAATGGTCAAATAATCTGATAGTTGATTCACAGAATATGAAACAATGATGATAACAATCAATATATTGTAAAGTTATAGTTCATGTCCAAACACCCAGGGCATTTGTTGGGTCTAGCTCAAAGTGAGCATATCAAGTGTAtgtttcatattatttattatcatatATTACATTATTGAGGATTTTGGACTGTACATATATATCTGAAGGAGATTTTTAGAAAAGTCTGACTCAGAGAGAAATAATAATATGCAGATTACATAGATTATGctgattaaataaaggtttttccTTACGTAGGAATATCCTCTCCCAGGAAACAGCGGTTGCGCAGCTGACCTGCCCACAGCTGAACCCCAACAACGGAGAAGATGTGAATGGCCAACATGTTGAGGAAGAGGACGTTGGCAAGCATGGGCAGGGTGTCAACAAGTCCGGCTACCAAGACTTGCATGCCTATAGAAAATGAACAGAAGAAAAGTACTCACACACTGTTTGAAAAACACTTAGTCCCAGTGACTGGATGTCCATATTGAACATCATCAGCATTCAAAGACCAGTGaggtgcagtggtggacaaagtacacgtcttcattacttcagtcagagtatagatcctcctggtcaaacattactccaatacaagtgaaagttgttcagtcagattatgacttgagttaaagtcctggagtacttgcttttaaaaatactgaagtattcaaagtgctttttaaaatatctctacacgtattttcacaaagcatgaggtcagtcaagaatgcatgggtgaacattctgctccatTCTGTGTATCTAGAAAACAtaatttcatatctaaaaagtctaccatgaaatataaactaagttactacaagcacagacaagtttacaatgttcctctggaatcaaagcagcgtgttagctccagacctgcacatgctttctcaggttagatgctgatgttttgtaggctgtgatgacgtttgtgtggtaaacagatcagagatttagaacaatacaaacaatcattctttatttcaaaacctcaaacgtgggtttaaaatatacactttaaaaatgaaaacttaaaattgttggcctgaaaatgatttttgatttttgttccattttgttgcaaactacatcaaagtagtgatctcaactacctgtattaagtttgttgtgtaatgATCTGTATTTACTCtacgctcaaccgaggtacggctacaccactgagacaaaccaaacacaagtacaagaacagtttacggtctttgggatctgatttcagaaaagaaaactcatcagctgacttcaaagataaagtcgTGAGTAACTAGAAtgatgatagaaatgtagaggagtcagtagtatgatatttgtctttcaaatggtgtggagtcaaagtaataagttcccccccaaaaataatactcaagtaaagtacagataatcATCAAAACATGTACTCAAGTAGATtaactctgttactgtccaccactgctgagGTGTGCTAAGCAGTCTTGTCAATGACTTACTTGGTATTCTGCTGAACAGTCGGATCGGTCGGAGAGCTTGAAAGACTTGCCAGTGGAAGCCGTAGCGGGCAAGAATATAGTCCAACACCCTGAGGGAAAAGTTGcaggtgttaaaaaaaacctttattttgtCTAATTTCCTGGTCAAGAATAAAGATGTGTAAATGTTGTAATACTAAATACAAGCACGAGAGACTGATAGTTCAAACATCTTatggtgaaatgtttttttacacGTTTTCAAAAAGGCAGATAAGACTTGTCTAAAGTGTTTTGTTTATCCAGTTTTAAACAAAGAGTCCTGCTGTGTTCATTCTTCAATAaatgttcatgttgtttttaacttgAAGCAAATGAGAAGCTTCATATGATTTCTACAGTGGGCTGCTGTTGTCTACCTACAGATGTAATAGAGGCATTTATAAACACAAGAGAGAGAAGCTGTAAGATACTTACTCTCCAGAGTTGATGAAGAAGTCAAACTTGTTCCAGCTGTTGGAAAGATAGCCAACGACCCCCAGGGCGACCATCTTGATGACCATTTCCACGATGAAATACGCAAAGAACAAAGCCTTAACAATCTGTACAAATAACAAAGAGAAGTTAAAAATACAGCAACACCAATGATATTGCAGACTTTAGTAATCATTATAGTAATCTGGCTTTACTACAGCTGCAGTGACTAACCAACGGTACTTTTAGTGACACAGAAACATTTAATAACAAGTTGACCCTGATGAGAGGGCAGGTGATGCTCACCCCCAGGTAGATGTTGTGCTCTCCATTGGGTTGGTACATGCAGAGAGTCACACAGGTGAGCAGGGCCGTCAGTATGGATGAATAATCCAACCAAGTGGAGGAATATGTTAAGTTCAAACAGAGATTAAATAGATTCCTTCTTACAACTTTTGGACAACTGAAGATGAAAGATGTCATGACAGAGGCACCTGATGGGACTTAAGCTTGTTCAATGTTTATAGAATGACAGACTCTAAAGGGAAAGCCTGGAAGCTGCTCTCCATCACTTACTATCTGAAGGTCAGAGACAGGAACACAGATTCATATATCTGCTATGAAATCAAGTCAAGCTTTCAAGCCTGTAGTTTTGTTTGTCGTCATGTTTAGTCTCAGCAGGTATCAGACATAGCTGGActtccagcagaaataaaggaTATGGACTGTGGATCATTTGCAAACACAAACTACgaggtgttgttgtttgtttgaggCACAGTAGAACAACCGGAGCCAGGGCTGGGTATGGAAGCTCCTGTTCCTCAGGACCTGTTCCCTCTTGATCCAGGATGTGGAGGGCCACTCcatcctgctgctcctcctttcTCACCACAGAATGATCCATGATGAAACTAGAAACACAGATATTTTTGAGGGTTAAGAAAAAGCTCAGAATCATATAAACAGGGGGTAACACAGAGGAAAGAGCAGGCAACAGTAAGTGGGGTAAATCATAAAGGGAGAAATATGATCCAAAAATATTGAACAGGTGTTTTCTCTGAGCACAAAACACTCTCAAAAAACTTTTAACTTCCCtttaaccccccaccccctacATCTCTTCACTTAAGACAGagtatacataaataaagtaagaaaagcaaacaaaacaaacaaacaaacataagccAAAGAGAGATTACCTATTCATACAACTGCAAATTCAATATGTgtatcttttaaaaataaagcataACATTTTATAGAGGGAGAAGCAGCCCGTAAACTTCATGAGATTATTGAACAGAagacaagataaataaaaaattataataatttcatatatatttaaacaaagTCCAAATTCAATGTAGTGTTCAGTTAATCAACAAGCACATTACACTCCGTTTTGTGGACGTTTCGGGGTTAAATGTGGAGAGGACAACATGACATTAGCTAGCTTGATCATTTCTCTCATAGAAGAACCAACATGTGGAAACATGTTACTATAGCCATCCAAAGATTCACATTAAAGTCAGACAAATATTGTTGACTTTAAAAATCTATGAAAATGTGAGAAACGGCACAGTTTGAAGCTTGATGAAAACAGACAGGGCCAAAGCAGTGAGCGGTCAGTGTTAATGTCTGATGAGATATAAAGTCCCAGGATGAGACAGACCCCGACACAGAGCTGTGATTCATCCACAGTTAGCATCATATGGATTATTATCTGTCTGTTGGTCCAACATTAAACACTTCAACTCCCCGTCAAACATTACACAGCGTTATTGACCTGTTGATGCTTTAAGTTTCTTTGGATTGATCACCTGAACTAGTTCTTACCTCCTCCGCTGCAGCCGGTGTTAGGGTTGCTGGACCGGATCCAGTCTTCAAGTCGTTTGGTCCCGTTTCCCTTTGTAACCGAAGATAACATGTTTGACGAGTTGTTTACTAATATAACGATCACGGAAACTAACGGGCTAAGAAATGTTCTTCCATTGAAAATACCAAAACATAGgctatttaaaaaacacatcagtttcTCCGGAACTGCTTTGGGAAACCTATGGAGTCAAACGATGTTTGGCATTGAACAATCATTTTaactgaaaacaaactgaaaaagaaacattggcaTGGAAACATGTGAAGAAAATTAGGCTAGGAGAAAACTGTTATGACAACAAAACAAGAACTATGGCATTTACACAGttctaaaaatagaataattgaACCTAAATTATGATGAAATGTTAATTGTTCAATGGTCCTGTTTCCCTCGGTAACCGAAAATAACAGGCTATCTGCTGCATCGTTTAATAATATGATGATAGCGTGAGTGACAGTTAATAATCggtgtcaaggggtttggaccaatcagaatcaagcatttaacacagccgggtgatgagttaagaaacatagaaacaaaaacaaaggttaTTTATACAGTTAGAAAGCAGGGAAATCAAGGTTCCTAAAGAAGTACTAACAAATGAGAACATTACAGTTTACGTTTTAACACTTCAAGTCGTTTCACTGGAAAATACTATAAACactgaaatgaataaattattattacaataataattataataataatgataataataataacaacaataatttaaaaaatgataatgaataaacaaataataataaacagcaaTTTCCTGCTGTGGGAAACCAATGAAACTTCAATTGAAAATACCAATAAATACTTAAATGAATAAACGATtattaaaaaattatatttatgaTAATGACAATACtaatgctactactactactactactactactactactactactactactaatgataataataataatactaacaataataataataataataataataataataataataataataataacagtaataataataataataataataataataataataacacaaatgaataagtaacaataataatcacaataatagtcataataatgacaataacaaaaataatacatcttaataatcataataataaacagcAATTTCCCCTGAACTGCTGTGGGAAACCTATGAAACTTATTGTAAAACTCTTGAAATGTACATATCCTCCCTCACTAAAACATTGGAGTAAACAActgctttattatttgaatatgataaaaacaatagcctttgaaaagaacaaagtatttcattttgaaaacatatggGGTAAAGTATTACTCGAACTCATTGTATTTGGAATTTCCTTTTACTGTActccttatttatttaattccccaaatagaaaaaaaaaagactttgcgTTTTGAATGaatatctgtgtttctgttcaaaaggagagaaagggacTAAAAGAGGAATCCAAAGACAGATGAATCATTGCCTCATCAGCGGTGGGACAAAA
This genomic interval from Notolabrus celidotus isolate fNotCel1 chromosome 4, fNotCel1.pri, whole genome shotgun sequence contains the following:
- the LOC117812053 gene encoding voltage-dependent T-type calcium channel subunit alpha-1H-like isoform X1 codes for the protein MDHSVVRKEEQQDGVALHILDQEGTGPEEQELPYPALAPVVLLCLKQTTTPRSLCLQMIHSPWLDYSSILTALLTCVTLCMYQPNGEHNIYLGIVKALFFAYFIVEMVIKMVALGVVGYLSNSWNKFDFFINSGEVLDYILARYGFHWQVFQALRPIRLFSRIPSMQVLVAGLVDTLPMLANVLFLNMLAIHIFSVVGVQLWAGQLRNRCFLGEDIPTKYNVSLSSYFIPKYGQKFEFICAPDNKDGMQRCSHIPPYRVDGETCSMDATQHASAAVNGTSGCIDWNQYYNVCRAGDTNPYMGAINFDNIFFSWITIFQVVTLEGWSEIMFYVMDSHSFWTFLFFVFVTMIGSFVMMNVCAVVIATQFSENMERKTVVQLAGTVTIADIFNKLKCLVTGMLLRMKREIQNRVHPRGRDDRVDTLGQAWIPYKRILKRTVESTLFDRLIMLVVVFSVGALVFEHHEQPEKLTQVLRICNIIFTIIFLMEMVAKLLALKWEYFKDWNDNFDFVLVIISLWEVIGKAEGKPSVLRSLRLLRFVRLLHFLPYLERQLRVLKKTFEEASALFLLLLSLNFVFSVLGMLLFGGKFQFKTKHGDIVPDRKNFDNLLWSMVTVFQILTQEDWNLVLYNAMSTTSPWAILYFVVLIMVGKYVLLNVLVGIVVQSFQDISSPSSASSETDPSRPSVTDPAPDLALPDTSEDERTLNFIQKVLHWCKDHDEWSLYVFSPRNRCRMICRRMVSHSMFDHVILLFILLSCVTIAMERPGIDPRSTERLILNVSLYVFSAVFLVEMLLKVLALGLLFGKDSYCRSLWNTMDGLLVILSLVHIFVSLGNAGKTNMLSILKVLRLLRTFRSLRVIKRAPKLKLAVESLIAAVKPIGNIVLICCMYFFFFGILGVQLFKGKFHHCLGHDIRNITTKSECLAANYRWTRKKFNFDSLPQALMSLFAMFSTDDWVNIMYDGLDAVGVGKQPVKNYNEWMLLYFISFMVMSFFLLDMFIGVMVETFHQCQQEQRAADEVSLEEGGGEVQAQHREPEQVPYFTNYSKLRRWIHTLCTSSFLDLFVTTTIFLSVLVMAVEHYNQPQYVEKLTEYSYYVFTVIFVIEVLLKLVAFGVLRFMRDSWNLLDIIVVVISILSIIFNKMNMADKMPINPSILRVCRVLRLAQVLKAKKIRVLLNTVIKTLLQVENICLLFMFFFFIYAALGVELFGRLECTEDNPCLGLHRYANFKHFGAALLTLYQVCTGDNWSGILKDTLRECPPGRDGCSSYMNLVSPVYFITFVIMAQFVLANLVVAAIMQALEDSKQEDHVRPPRNQGQMIVDPAVPAPEP
- the LOC117812053 gene encoding voltage-dependent T-type calcium channel subunit alpha-1H-like isoform X2 — its product is MDHSVVRKEEQQDGVALHILDQEGTGPEEQELPYPALAPVVLLCLKQTTTPRSLCLQMIHSPWLDYSSILTALLTCVTLCMYQPNGEHNIYLGIVKALFFAYFIVEMVIKMVALGVVGYLSNSWNKFDFFINSGEVLDYILARYGFHWQVFQALRPIRLFSRIPSMQVLVAGLVDTLPMLANVLFLNMLAIHIFSVVGVQLWAGQLRNRCFLGEDIPTKYNVSLSSYFIPKYGQKFEFICAPDNKDGMQRCSHIPPYRVDGETCSMDATQHASAAVNGTSGCIDWNQYYNVCRAGDTNPYMGAINFDNIFFSWITIFQVVTLEGWSEIMFYVMDSHSFWTFLFFVFVTMIGSFVMMNVCAVVIATQFSENMERKTVVQLAGTVTIADIFNKLKCLVTGMLLRMKREIQNRVHPRGRDDRVDTLGQAWIPYKRILKRTVESTLFDRLIMLVVVFSVGALVFEHHEQPEKLTQVLRICNIIFTIIFLMEMVAKLLALKWEYFKDWNDNFDFVLVIISLWEVIGKAEGKPSVLRSLRLLRFVRLLHFLPYLERQLRVLKKTFEEASALFLLLLSLNFVFSVLGMLLFGGKFQFKTKHGDIVPDRKNFDNLLWSMVTVFQILTQEDWNLVLYNAMSTTSPWAILYFVVLIMVGKYVLLNVLVGIVVQSFQDISSPSSASSETDPSRPSVTDPAPDLALPDTSEDERTLNFIQKVLHWCKDHDEWSLYVFSPRNRCRMICRRMVSHSMFDHVILLFILLSCVTIAMERPGIDPRSTERLILNVSLYVFSAVFLVEMLLKVLALGLLFGKDSYCRSLWNTMDGLLVILSLVHIFVSLGNAGKTNMLSILKVLRLLRTFRSLRVIKRAPKLKLAVESLIAAVKPIGNIVLICCMYFFFFGILGVQLFKGKFHHCLGHDIRNITTKSECLAANYRWTRKKFNFDSLPQALMSLFAMFSTDDWVNIMYDGLDAVGVGKQPVKNYNEWMLLYFISFMVMSFFLLDMFIGVMVETFHQCQQEQRAADEVSLEEGGGEVQAQHREPEQVPYFTNYSKLRRWIHTLCTSSFLDLFVTTTIFLSVLVMAVEHYNQPQYVEKLTEYSYYVFTVIFVIEVLLKLVAFGVLRFMRDSWNLLDIIVVVISILSIIFNKMNMADKMPINPSILRVCRVLRLAQVLKAKKIRVLLNTVIKTLLQVENICLLFMFFFFIYAALGVELFGRLECTEDNPCLGLHRYANFKHFGAALLTLYQVCTGDNWSGILKDTLRECPPGRDGCSSYMNLVSPVYFITFVIMAQFVLANLVVAAIMQALEDSKRTMLDLQETKAR